A DNA window from Chloroflexota bacterium contains the following coding sequences:
- a CDS encoding TlpA family protein disulfide reductase: MTETIAEGTTQGTQRRSSLGMGLILVIILAFLALLTYGQIRKGISQPKSGPAPDFTLTLFDGGEITLSDLRGRPVILNFWASWCDPCKDEAPLLEAAWRRYKDQGLMVIGVDYLDQEPQARAYLEEFQITYPNGPDLGSRIARRYFIRGVPETFFIDPNGEIRSFKEGPFVDMAELEARIQEIMP, encoded by the coding sequence TTGACTGAAACGATTGCAGAGGGGACAACCCAAGGCACTCAACGGCGGTCCAGCCTGGGCATGGGACTGATCCTGGTCATCATACTCGCCTTCCTGGCGCTTCTCACCTATGGGCAGATCCGGAAGGGGATCAGCCAACCCAAGAGCGGCCCCGCCCCGGATTTCACCCTTACGCTGTTCGACGGAGGGGAGATCACCCTGAGCGATCTGCGCGGCCGCCCCGTGATCCTAAACTTCTGGGCCAGCTGGTGCGATCCATGTAAGGACGAGGCGCCGCTGTTGGAAGCCGCCTGGCGTCGCTACAAGGACCAGGGACTGATGGTCATCGGCGTGGATTACCTGGACCAGGAGCCCCAGGCGCGAGCGTATCTGGAGGAGTTCCAGATCACATATCCTAATGGCCCCGATCTGGGCAGCAGGATCGCTCGCCGCTATTTCATCCGCGGCGTGCCGGAAACGTTCTTCATCGATCCTAACGGCGAGATCCGCAGCTTCAAGGAAGGGCCGTTCGTCGACATGGCCGAGCTGGAGGCCCGGATCCAGGAGATCATGCCCTAG
- a CDS encoding heme lyase CcmF/NrfE family subunit: MIPDVGYIALAVAFVIALLGTITSVVGAQRRRPEWVESGRNAVFVVGGLVIIASLALWYALMTGDFSIEYVAAHTERSLPPFYKFSSFWGGQAGSLLFWALILSIYSIAAAISFRGQHQRMMPYVHATLLVVSLLFLSLLLFASNPFKRLSFVPPDGSGLNPLLQNYWMVLHPVGLYLGFVGFTVPFAFAVAALVTKQLGNTWVRTIRRWTLISWLFLSIGILMGSQWAYAELGWGGYWAWDPVENASFLPWLTATAFLHSIMIQERRGMLKIWNMTLILLTFELTLIGTFITRSGIIESVHAFALSNIGPIFLSFIAVSTIGFLALMRDRLPLLRDEHELDGMLSREAGFLLNNLVLVGIMFATLLGTLFPIITEAVSNTKISVSAPFFNKVNGPIFLGLLILMGVCPLLGWRISTWDTIRRQFTWPAIATLIGVAILILVGVRKPLPLAGLGVCLLIVSTIGQEFIYGVMARRSATGEGWLRAMGNLIRRNQRRYGGYIVHLGVVLMAVGIIGNSFYQSEAQANLAVGESLSIQNYTLVYRGLGQRTTANHEAIFANLDIYRDGKYIGTLRPQKNLYFKTPEQPTTEVGIRIGLWEDLYTVLAGWEDGGARASLKVYVNPMMSWLWLGGAVLMLGTVIAMWPNRRQPARVSARMPAGAAPTA, from the coding sequence ATGATACCGGATGTAGGATACATAGCGCTGGCGGTGGCGTTCGTGATCGCGCTGTTGGGGACCATCACCTCCGTGGTCGGAGCGCAGCGCCGCCGCCCGGAATGGGTGGAAAGCGGTCGAAACGCCGTCTTCGTGGTAGGAGGCCTCGTCATCATCGCCTCCCTGGCGCTGTGGTACGCGCTGATGACGGGAGACTTCAGTATCGAGTACGTCGCGGCACACACCGAGCGCAGCCTCCCGCCCTTCTACAAGTTCTCCAGCTTCTGGGGAGGGCAGGCCGGCTCGCTGCTCTTCTGGGCCCTCATCCTGAGCATCTACTCGATAGCCGCCGCGATCAGCTTCCGCGGACAACACCAACGCATGATGCCCTACGTGCACGCGACGCTGCTGGTGGTCAGCCTGCTCTTCCTGTCGCTTCTGCTGTTCGCCTCCAACCCCTTCAAGCGACTCTCCTTCGTCCCGCCCGACGGCTCAGGGCTGAACCCACTTCTGCAGAACTATTGGATGGTCTTGCACCCGGTCGGCCTGTACCTGGGATTCGTGGGATTCACCGTCCCGTTCGCGTTCGCCGTGGCGGCCCTGGTGACCAAGCAGCTGGGGAACACCTGGGTGCGCACGATCCGACGCTGGACGTTGATCTCGTGGCTGTTCCTCTCCATCGGCATCCTGATGGGCTCGCAATGGGCCTACGCCGAACTGGGCTGGGGCGGATATTGGGCCTGGGACCCCGTGGAGAACGCCTCCTTCCTGCCCTGGCTGACCGCCACCGCCTTTCTGCACTCGATCATGATCCAGGAACGCCGCGGGATGCTGAAGATCTGGAACATGACCCTGATCCTGCTCACGTTCGAGCTGACCCTGATCGGCACCTTCATCACCCGCAGCGGCATCATCGAGTCCGTACACGCCTTCGCGCTGTCCAACATCGGCCCCATCTTCCTGTCCTTCATCGCGGTCTCCACCATCGGCTTCCTGGCGCTGATGCGGGATCGCCTTCCCCTGCTGCGCGACGAACATGAGCTGGACGGGATGCTCTCACGAGAGGCGGGCTTCCTGCTGAACAACCTGGTCCTGGTGGGGATCATGTTCGCGACGCTGCTGGGTACCCTGTTCCCGATCATCACGGAGGCCGTGAGCAACACCAAGATCTCGGTCAGCGCGCCGTTCTTCAACAAGGTGAACGGGCCGATCTTCCTGGGGCTGCTCATCCTGATGGGGGTCTGTCCGCTGCTGGGTTGGCGCATCTCCACCTGGGACACGATCCGACGCCAGTTCACGTGGCCGGCGATCGCCACCCTCATCGGGGTGGCCATCCTGATCCTCGTCGGCGTGCGGAAGCCGCTTCCCCTCGCCGGGCTAGGGGTCTGCCTTCTGATCGTCTCCACCATCGGACAGGAGTTCATCTACGGGGTCATGGCCCGCCGCAGCGCGACCGGGGAAGGCTGGCTGCGAGCCATGGGGAACCTGATCCGTCGCAACCAGCGGCGCTACGGCGGCTACATCGTGCACCTGGGCGTCGTCCTCATGGCCGTCGGCATCATCGGGAACTCGTTCTACCAATCCGAGGCGCAGGCCAATCTGGCCGTGGGTGAGAGCCTCTCCATTCAGAATTACACGCTGGTTTACCGCGGCCTGGGACAGCGCACCACGGCAAACCACGAGGCGATCTTCGCCAACCTGGATATCTATCGCGACGGCAAGTATATCGGCACGCTCCGCCCACAGAAGAACCTCTACTTCAAGACGCCGGAGCAGCCCACCACCGAGGTGGGAATCCGCATCGGGCTGTGGGAGGACCTTTACACCGTGTTGGCTGGCTGGGAGGACGGCGGCGCGCGAGCATCGCTGAAGGTCTACGTGAACCCGATGATGAGCTGGCTATGGCTCGGCGGAGCGGTGTTGATGTTGGGGACCGTCATCGCCATGTGGCCCAACCGTCGCCAGCCGGCCCGGGTCTCCGCCCGCATGCCAGCGGGAGCCGCGCCCACGGCGTGA